AGCTGGGCGTCGGCCAATCCACCGTGACGCGGCACCTCAATGAACTGGAGGAGGCTGTCGGCGTGGCCCTCCTCAGCCGCACCACGCGGCGGGTCACCCTGACGGAGGAAGGCAGTCGCTATTATACCAACTGCCTTCAGATATTGCGCCTGGTCGAACAGGCTGCGGAAGAAGCCAGAGATGCACGTCAGGCCCCCGCTGGCGCGGTTCGCCTGTCCTGTACGGCGGCGCTTGGCGTCATGCATGTCACGCGCATGATCTTCGATTTTCAGGACAGGCATCCTGATATCCGCGTCGACCTCAACCTGACGGATGAGCGGATCGACCTGGTTCGCGAAGGGGTTGATGTGGCGCTGCGTCTTGGCCCTCTCGCCGACAGCTCGATGAAGCTTCATGCGATCGGAGAGAGCCAGCGGCTGCTGGTCGGCGCTCCGGCCTATTTGTCCGCCCAGGGGCGGCCGGAGCGCCCGGCCGACCTGTCACGCTACGAAACCGTCGTGATGTCCAACGTCGCAGGCAGCAATCAGCTCCTTCTTTCCGCTCCCGATGGCACCAGCCTGGTGATCCCGGTTAGCGGTCGGTTGCGTGTCGACCACGGGCTTGCGGCGCGCGCAGCCCTTGCCGCCGGACGCGGCATTGGTCCTACCCATCTCTGGCTGGTTCACGATCTTCTCGACGACGGCCGCCTCGAGGTCGTGCTTGGAGACCATCGGCCTTCGCCGGTTCCGGTAAGCTTGCTGATTGTTCCCGAGCGTGCGGCCATTGCCCGCGTTCGGCTCCTCGTCGACTTTCTTGCCGCCGAGGTTGCCAAGCTGCCGGGAATCCGGCCATCGTAAGTCTTTGTTTTCAAGGGATCGTTACCCGCAAAATCGCTGCCGCGCTTTTGCGGGGACAGGCTTCAGCCTCCGAAAGAGCGCTTGTCGCCGCGCCATCCCGACGTCCGCAGAAACTGCTCCCAGTTGAGCGTCTCCGGCGCCAGGCGCCGGCTCCATTCGAGGTCATGCTCCTTGCCGAAATAGCCATACTCGACAGCATATTCGACCATCCCGAGAATCTCTCGAACGAGAAATTCGTTGGCGGCAAACTCCGGAAAATAGGTCAGCAGCCCCTCTCTGGTGAAAGCATTCCGATACTCGGCCTTGCGGCCGGTCACGCGTTGAAAGGTTTCGACCATCTCGCGGGGAGAAATGATATCGCCGACGATCGGCAGCGTCTTACCATTATAGCGCTCGGGGTGTGAGAAGATCTCGAGGACGACAGGCCCGGTCGCCGTCAGCGGATCGACGAAAGGTGCGGCGAAATCTTCGGGAAGATAAATCGGCAGGAGCAGGGTGTCGCCCTCCATGCGCGGGGCGTAATATTCGAGAAGGTTGGTGTAGAAGAATGCCAGCATGATGAAGGAATGCGAGACCGGCAGGCCGCGAATGTAATCGGCAACGCGGGCTTTATCGGTGAAATGTGGCGCATATTTCGTCCCGCCGGTGATCTTGTCGACATTCTCCAGCGTGCTGAAAACAATGTGCTTGACACCGGCCTCCACGGCGGCATCCGCCAGCTGCCGCCCGAGAGGCGCCTCGCTTGTCTCCGGCGGGGCGATCGGCGGCGTCATCAGAAAGGCGCCGGCCGCGCCCTTGAATGCAGCAACGAGATCCTTCTGCCGGCCGAGTTCGAGAGGCACGGTAGCGATCTCGGCGCCGAGTTTCGCCAGACGCAAAGCTTCCGGCGAATCCTTTCTCCGCGTGAAAGCACGAACGCGGAACCGCTGGCTTGCAAGAAGTGTCGCAACGACGCTGCGCCCCTGTTTGCTCGTTGCACCGGTAACCGCGATCAGTGGCTTGTTGTCTATAGACATGGCTTTCATCCTTCCCTGTCATTGGCTGCCGGCTGGAGAACTGGGGGTCTTCGTGCCGGTGGGCGGCCGGCCGATGCCGATGGCCACCCAATGGAAGGCACCTTTAGCTCAACAGGGACTACGGCTGTAGATAGCTGTAATGCATAAGATAATGCCGTTTCCTGGATAAATGGCAGAACGGCATGGCCGGAAGCGCCAGCGAAGCAAAGGCTCTGCCGGCGCCTCTGTTGCTCAGGGTACCAGCAGGATACCGCCCGCCGAGCGTCCGGATTCCATCTCTTCGTGCGCTCTGGCAACATCGGCCAAACGGTATTCGGCAGCGATTTGCGAAACGATTCCTGTTTCCATCGCTCGCACTGCAGCGAGTGCTGCCTCACGATACTGTCCGATGTCAGCACACCAGGCCATGATGCTCGGATGGCAGAGGGACTTGCCCGGGCGGAGCTCCTCGACCGGCACGGGCGGAATGGCGCCGGCGGCCTGACCGATGGTGACAGCCATGCCGAATGGCCGGACAGAGCGTATGGTTTTGAGGAGCGTGTCGCCGCCTATGCCGTCATAGGCGACGTCTACGCCGAGCCCGTTCGTCAGCCGCTTCACTTCCGCGACGATATCGGCGTCTCGTCCAATGATAAGGTGATCGGCGCCACAGGACGCGGCGAGCGCGGCCTTTTCGGCAGAACCGACCGTCCCGATCACCGTGGCATCGAGCGATTTGGCCCAGCGAACGAGGATGCTGCCGAGCCCGCCCGCGGCAGCATGAATCAGAATCTGCATTCCGGCACGCACATCATAAGTCTTTTTCAGCAGCATGTAGGCCGTCATGCCCTTGAGGAGCGAACTTGCTGCCGTTTTTGCGGATACGGCATCAGGCAGCTTGATCGCCCGTTCAGCGGCAATATTCCGCGCGGAACGATAGGCGCCAACCGGCGGCCCGGCATAGGCGACGCGGTCACCCCTTCCGAACATCGAGACGCCGGCGCCGACATCCTCGACGATGCCCGCCGCCTCGGCGCCGATCACCGCGGGGTAGGACGGCATCGGATAGAGGCCCCTGCGGTGATAGATGTCGAGAAAGTTGGTTCCGATCGCCTCATGACGAATTTTGATCTCACCGTCCCCGGGAGGCTCACAATGGTGCCGCTCGACATGGAACTGGGTGACGTCGCCGGGGGCGTTCAGCCATATGATTTGGTCGGTCATCGCTCGTGCTCTCCTTTATGCCGGCAGATTAAGCGGTGGCATGGTGTGTGAAAATTCCCTATTGTTTCACAATGACTGGGAGAGAATT
This DNA window, taken from Rhizobium etli CFN 42, encodes the following:
- a CDS encoding LysR family transcriptional regulator, coding for MDKVGLSFDRMRTFVRVAERANLSMVARELGVGQSTVTRHLNELEEAVGVALLSRTTRRVTLTEEGSRYYTNCLQILRLVEQAAEEARDARQAPAGAVRLSCTAALGVMHVTRMIFDFQDRHPDIRVDLNLTDERIDLVREGVDVALRLGPLADSSMKLHAIGESQRLLVGAPAYLSAQGRPERPADLSRYETVVMSNVAGSNQLLLSAPDGTSLVIPVSGRLRVDHGLAARAALAAGRGIGPTHLWLVHDLLDDGRLEVVLGDHRPSPVPVSLLIVPERAAIARVRLLVDFLAAEVAKLPGIRPS
- a CDS encoding NmrA/HSCARG family protein, whose translation is MSIDNKPLIAVTGATSKQGRSVVATLLASQRFRVRAFTRRKDSPEALRLAKLGAEIATVPLELGRQKDLVAAFKGAAGAFLMTPPIAPPETSEAPLGRQLADAAVEAGVKHIVFSTLENVDKITGGTKYAPHFTDKARVADYIRGLPVSHSFIMLAFFYTNLLEYYAPRMEGDTLLLPIYLPEDFAAPFVDPLTATGPVVLEIFSHPERYNGKTLPIVGDIISPREMVETFQRVTGRKAEYRNAFTREGLLTYFPEFAANEFLVREILGMVEYAVEYGYFGKEHDLEWSRRLAPETLNWEQFLRTSGWRGDKRSFGG
- a CDS encoding quinone oxidoreductase family protein, with the translated sequence MTDQIIWLNAPGDVTQFHVERHHCEPPGDGEIKIRHEAIGTNFLDIYHRRGLYPMPSYPAVIGAEAAGIVEDVGAGVSMFGRGDRVAYAGPPVGAYRSARNIAAERAIKLPDAVSAKTAASSLLKGMTAYMLLKKTYDVRAGMQILIHAAAGGLGSILVRWAKSLDATVIGTVGSAEKAALAASCGADHLIIGRDADIVAEVKRLTNGLGVDVAYDGIGGDTLLKTIRSVRPFGMAVTIGQAAGAIPPVPVEELRPGKSLCHPSIMAWCADIGQYREAALAAVRAMETGIVSQIAAEYRLADVARAHEEMESGRSAGGILLVP